The Coccidioides posadasii str. Silveira chromosome 3, complete sequence genome contains a region encoding:
- a CDS encoding uncharacterized protein (EggNog:ENOG410PHGQ~COG:I~BUSCO:9862at33183), translated as MASDSPKVVPLTCHGHSRPVPHISFSPVVDDDQYYLISACKDNNPMLRDGITGDWIGTFLGHKGAVWQARLSADANIAATAAADFSAKVWDTHTGVCLYTLQHAHIVRAVAFPIQDNPQVLATGGMEKRLRIFDLSRSESASNSSPRSANGGSAPVNGIGSSANLSSSATSFEIGPGVHDGTIKSIIWNQDYNIITTASDDRKLRWWDLRSQNPCMEYAIEGLVGSCELNTLSTIPNDPGILSIAAGKTAYFFDGAVPGRLLKKVDFNYELASVAVNSQAGRFVTGASGDTWARVYDLETDEELDVQKGHHGPIWSVSYSPDGKIYGTGSEDGTIKLWKACREPYGLWR; from the exons ATGGCCTCTG ATTCCCCCAAGGTTGTCCCTTTGACTTGCCATGGGCATTCAAGACCTGTTCCCCATATCAGCTTCTCTCCCGTTGTGGATGATGACCAGTACTACCTCATCTCTGCGTGTAAAG ACAACAATCCTATGCTTCGTGATGGAATAACTGGTGATTG GATTGGCACTTTCCTAGGGCATAAGGGTGCTGTATGGCAAGCTCGGCTCTCAGCCGATGCCAATATTGCTGCTACTGCTGCTGCAGACTTTTCTGC CAAGGTCTGGGATACCCATACTGGCGTATGCCTATACACATTGCAACATGCACATATAGTTCGTGCTGTCGCCTTTCCTATTCAAGATAACCCCCAAGTGCTTGCGACTGGAGGTATGGAAAAAAGGCTGCGCATTTTCGACCTCTCTCGCAGTGAGTCCGCTAGTAACTCGTCTCCGAGATCCGCCAACGGTGGTTCCGCCCCCGTAAATGGTATCGGCTCCAGTGCGAACCTTTCTTCCAGTGCAACGAGTTTTGAGATTGGTCCCGGCGTCCACGATGGCACGATCAAATCCATTATCTGGAATCAGGATTACAATATCATTACCACAGCATCCGACGATCGAAAGCTAAGATGGTGGGATCTTCGCTCTCAGAATCCTTGTATGGAATATGCCATCGAGGGGTTGGTCGGTAGCTGCGAATTAAATACTCTCTCAACGATACCGAACGATCCAGGTATCCTAAGCATTGCTGCTGGAAAAACTGCTTACTTTTTTGACGGCGCTGTTCCTGGCCGTCTGCTGAAAAAGGTGGACTTTAATTACGAACTTGCCAGCGTTGCTGTGAATAGCCAAGCAGGTAGATTCGTAACCGGCGCATCGGGTGACACTTGGGCACGGGTATACGATTTGGAGACTGATGAGGAACTTG ATGTCCAAAAAGGTCACCATGGTCCCATCTGGTCAGTGAGCTACTCGCCCGATGGAAAAATCTACGGCACAGGAAGTGAAGATGGAACCATCAAGTTATGGAAAGCTTGTCGGGAGCCATATGGTCTTTGGAGATAG